Proteins encoded together in one Chitinophaga lutea window:
- a CDS encoding SMP-30/gluconolactonase/LRE family protein, producing MDAKLWYDAGCELGEGPLWHAARRSFFWVDIERKTLFEKEWSGGEVRQHRFDRRVSVAVPGKENELILGMQGGIARYHLVTETITWITPLGIEWQTIRCNDARADHEGRLWIGTMPMQGHVGNGHLYCIEAGGDFTVQQQDVLISNGMAWSADNRFFYYTDSSTREIWRYDFHDGRITNRHTVITIPAHLGLPDGMAIDMRGMLWIALYGGSGVGCWNPASGEMTGFIALPVPHVTSCAFAGEQLDTLLITTAAGRGGGGIYMAKPGVQGVPPFNCTL from the coding sequence ATGGACGCGAAATTATGGTACGATGCCGGTTGCGAGTTGGGAGAAGGGCCTTTGTGGCATGCGGCGCGGCGCAGTTTTTTCTGGGTAGATATCGAAAGGAAAACGTTATTCGAAAAGGAGTGGAGTGGCGGGGAAGTGCGGCAGCATCGTTTCGATCGGCGCGTATCGGTTGCCGTGCCCGGAAAAGAGAATGAATTGATACTCGGGATGCAGGGTGGCATCGCGCGATACCATTTGGTCACCGAAACCATTACCTGGATAACGCCGCTCGGCATCGAATGGCAGACCATCCGCTGCAACGATGCGCGCGCCGATCACGAAGGACGGCTGTGGATAGGAACGATGCCGATGCAAGGGCATGTGGGTAATGGGCATCTTTATTGCATAGAAGCCGGCGGTGATTTTACCGTTCAGCAGCAGGACGTGCTCATTTCAAACGGCATGGCCTGGAGCGCCGATAACCGGTTCTTTTATTATACAGACAGCAGCACACGGGAAATATGGCGTTACGATTTCCACGACGGCCGCATTACCAACCGCCATACCGTCATTACTATTCCCGCGCATCTCGGCCTGCCGGATGGTATGGCGATCGACATGCGGGGCATGCTGTGGATCGCACTGTACGGCGGCTCCGGCGTCGGTTGCTGGAATCCGGCGTCCGGTGAGATGACCGGTTTCATCGCATTACCGGTACCGCATGTAACGTCGTGCGCATTCGCCGGCGAACAGCTCGATACGTTGCTTATCACCACGGCTGCCGGTCGGGGAGGCGGCGGTATATACATGGCAAAACCCGGCGTGCAGGGCGTGCCGCCCTTCAACTGTACGTTATAA
- a CDS encoding SusC/RagA family TonB-linked outer membrane protein — MKHPIRQLPGRWKALPLIFLFQLLACLAMAQVRFSGNVTASDGSAVPGVSVRLSNTSTGAVTDATGKYSFTANVQPGNYTMEFSGIGFKAMRRAVSVSGSAVSVDMVMEEDVLKMDEIVVIGSSLRQSRKQLGNTVNSVNAKQLTNTGSGNLGAALQGKVPGAQITQTSGDPSGGISVRMRGTSTIKGSSEPLYVVDGVVVSNATTNVTNLNVGSGGDIGTNRMADINPADIEKIDVIPGASASAIYGSRASNGVVLITTKAGKQGQLKVDFSTSIAMNELRKKVYISTYGKQFGSTALRLGNISDGPGNTVTYTRPDGQTRKLSTDLVDVTRYDYQDQIFRTGLGTDNYVSVSGGSEKTKYYFSGGYYYNQGIIRNTDFRRFNFKTRIDQTINDYISVSGGLAYSNTFSNEKPNGNVFWSPINAINITNNIYNIEERDVSGNLKNVEPTRVNPLSVIEDMHLTQAVSRTISDVQLKIRPVKGLNIDYILGVDNFSQEGRNLIEKYPYIAAQEGLGYAASAMVNSFLINNDVNISYNTNFGDFSSLTTAGFNHQYQKITGLFNEGRDLLNGITTINGAAVRLDPRYTDDQRQVFGGFLQQTFGYKNIFFLTGAARVDGATTFPKDTRTYFYPKVSGSWNISEMGFWKDFSNTWFTSARVRGSWGLAGNLTGIGTYERFSTYLSGSINGIATYNLNTQLGNEFVEPERSSELEFGTDLSFLNNRLGIIFTIYDKKIVGSSLLVDRVLAPSSGGSARTENVGNLTNKGWELGINANPFAGKDFSWSIGASVSRNKNLVTSSSQVTPISLPNPTGATSVILAGQPVGVFYGNYFERDAKGGMSLDAQGRPIAAINNPTQKVLLRKVIGSPHPDWILSFSNNLSYKKLSLSILFDGALGQEVFNADRRTRQGVGIGDYSEKELKGELPRGYIFAIYNTEEWRVESGSYVKLREVALSYELPKFAKFIKSSSVSLVGRNLVSFDTYDGYDPETNAAGNASVLRGLDFGNVPIPRTYQLSFRASF; from the coding sequence ATGAAACATCCAATCAGACAATTACCAGGAAGATGGAAGGCGCTCCCGCTGATTTTCCTGTTTCAACTGCTGGCCTGCCTGGCAATGGCGCAGGTCCGGTTCAGCGGAAACGTGACCGCTTCCGACGGCTCCGCCGTTCCAGGCGTTTCCGTGCGACTCAGCAACACCAGCACAGGTGCGGTGACAGACGCAACCGGCAAGTACAGTTTTACTGCCAACGTTCAACCCGGCAACTACACCATGGAGTTTTCCGGAATCGGATTCAAAGCCATGCGCAGGGCCGTTTCGGTAAGCGGCAGCGCCGTATCCGTGGATATGGTGATGGAAGAAGACGTGCTGAAGATGGACGAGATCGTGGTGATCGGTTCTTCCCTCCGCCAGTCGAGGAAACAACTGGGCAACACCGTCAACTCCGTGAACGCCAAACAGCTCACCAATACGGGCTCGGGCAACCTGGGCGCCGCACTGCAGGGCAAGGTGCCCGGTGCGCAGATCACCCAGACCTCCGGCGACCCGTCCGGCGGCATATCCGTGCGCATGCGCGGTACCAGTACCATCAAAGGGTCGTCTGAACCACTCTATGTCGTGGACGGGGTGGTGGTAAGTAACGCCACTACGAATGTCACCAACCTCAACGTGGGCTCCGGCGGCGATATCGGTACCAACCGTATGGCCGACATCAATCCCGCCGACATCGAAAAGATCGACGTTATCCCGGGCGCCTCGGCTTCGGCGATCTATGGTTCCAGAGCGAGCAACGGCGTGGTGCTGATCACCACCAAAGCGGGCAAACAGGGCCAGCTGAAGGTAGACTTCAGCACCAGCATCGCGATGAACGAGCTGCGTAAAAAAGTATACATCTCCACTTACGGCAAACAGTTCGGCTCCACCGCGCTGCGCCTCGGCAATATCAGCGACGGCCCGGGTAACACGGTGACTTACACCCGCCCGGACGGGCAGACCCGCAAGCTGTCGACCGACCTGGTGGATGTAACGCGTTACGATTACCAGGACCAGATTTTCCGTACGGGGCTCGGCACCGATAACTACGTGTCTGTGAGCGGTGGCTCGGAAAAAACGAAGTATTACTTCTCCGGTGGTTACTATTACAACCAGGGCATTATCAGGAATACGGATTTCCGGCGGTTTAACTTCAAAACGAGAATTGACCAGACGATCAATGATTACATATCAGTGAGCGGAGGGCTTGCCTATTCGAACACCTTCTCCAACGAGAAGCCCAACGGGAACGTATTCTGGAGCCCGATCAACGCCATCAATATCACCAACAACATTTACAACATCGAAGAAAGGGATGTGTCCGGCAACCTCAAAAATGTGGAGCCCACCCGCGTGAACCCGCTGAGTGTGATAGAAGACATGCACCTGACGCAGGCGGTGAGCAGGACCATCAGTGATGTGCAGCTCAAGATAAGGCCCGTAAAAGGCTTGAATATCGATTACATCCTGGGTGTTGACAATTTCAGCCAGGAGGGCAGGAACCTGATTGAAAAATATCCCTATATCGCAGCGCAGGAAGGCCTGGGTTACGCTGCGTCGGCGATGGTGAACTCATTCCTGATCAACAACGACGTCAATATTTCCTACAACACCAACTTTGGTGATTTCTCTTCGCTGACCACCGCAGGTTTCAATCACCAGTACCAGAAAATCACCGGCCTGTTTAACGAGGGCCGCGATCTGCTGAACGGCATCACCACCATCAACGGTGCGGCTGTACGGCTGGATCCCCGGTATACGGACGACCAGCGCCAGGTTTTCGGCGGCTTCCTGCAACAGACTTTCGGGTATAAGAATATCTTTTTCCTGACGGGCGCAGCTCGTGTGGACGGAGCTACCACCTTCCCCAAGGATACGCGTACTTACTTCTATCCCAAAGTGAGCGGCTCCTGGAATATCAGCGAGATGGGCTTCTGGAAAGACTTTTCGAATACCTGGTTTACTTCTGCCCGTGTGCGCGGTTCGTGGGGCCTGGCGGGTAACCTGACCGGTATCGGCACTTACGAGCGTTTTTCCACTTACCTCTCCGGCAGCATCAACGGTATCGCTACTTATAATCTGAATACCCAGCTCGGTAACGAATTTGTGGAGCCTGAAAGGTCCAGCGAACTGGAGTTCGGCACCGACCTTTCCTTCCTCAACAACCGCCTCGGTATCATTTTCACGATATACGACAAGAAGATCGTGGGCAGTTCATTGCTGGTAGACCGGGTGCTGGCGCCTTCTTCTGGCGGGAGCGCGCGTACGGAGAACGTGGGTAATCTCACCAACAAAGGCTGGGAACTGGGCATCAACGCCAATCCGTTCGCCGGGAAAGACTTCAGCTGGAGCATAGGTGCTTCGGTGAGCCGGAACAAAAACCTTGTGACTTCTTCCAGCCAGGTAACGCCGATTTCGCTGCCGAACCCGACCGGCGCTACGTCCGTGATACTGGCAGGACAGCCGGTAGGGGTGTTCTACGGCAACTATTTTGAACGCGACGCAAAAGGCGGTATGTCATTAGACGCACAGGGCCGCCCGATTGCAGCCATCAACAACCCCACGCAGAAAGTACTGCTGCGCAAGGTGATCGGTAGTCCGCATCCTGACTGGATCCTGAGCTTTTCCAATAATCTTTCCTACAAAAAACTCAGCCTGAGTATCCTCTTCGACGGCGCTTTGGGACAGGAAGTGTTCAATGCCGACAGGAGAACAAGACAAGGCGTGGGCATCGGGGATTATTCGGAGAAAGAACTGAAGGGTGAACTGCCCAGAGGTTACATCTTTGCGATTTACAACACCGAAGAGTGGCGCGTGGAAAGCGGCTCCTATGTGAAGCTGCGCGAAGTGGCGCTGAGTTATGAACTGCCGAAATTCGCGAAGTTCATCAAATCATCGTCCGTTTCCCTGGT
- a CDS encoding SLC5 family protein: MNLNLTALDAAIFGIYILGVIGLGIYASRKGQQTKRDYFLAGDKLPWWMIGGSIIAANISSHHLVGAMGVAYSRGFVAIAMEWGAILMGFNALLWIFLPFYIRNGFYTVPEFLEKRYGTAARTTYATLILLTYILVEISAVLYLGALSLHSLLGISVMTSVVILAVLTGVYTIAGGLRAVIWTEMLQLVVLVMGGIALTIATVTAAGGIGAVLETSKSWDLILPADDPDFPWTMYLGGVLCISVFYCATNQFIVQRVLAAKNEWHARMGVVFGDYLKFLVPIIITVPALVAPKLFPDLEKPDLLFPTLVEKLLPSGLVGLVMAGLIAAVMSHLSGAINSCTTILTVDIYLPYFKKQATEQQAVRFGRMAGAVIIVVGILCTALFLEHSDKPIFLYLMNAYGLFTPGIAAMFLLGILWKRTTHAGALAAGILTIPMSVAMEIIFPAMPFFNRTGIVFWTCMIVCVLVSLATKPKPAAALEGLIWNRASLSLPEDQRQYQRGIRNPAFWWAIITAAVLFFYIRYA; encoded by the coding sequence ATGAATTTGAATCTTACCGCGCTCGATGCCGCGATTTTCGGCATTTACATATTGGGGGTCATCGGCCTGGGTATTTACGCTTCCCGCAAAGGGCAGCAAACCAAACGCGATTATTTCCTGGCGGGCGACAAACTGCCCTGGTGGATGATCGGCGGCAGCATCATCGCCGCCAACATCAGCAGCCACCACCTGGTGGGCGCCATGGGCGTGGCCTACAGCAGGGGCTTTGTGGCGATTGCGATGGAGTGGGGCGCCATCCTCATGGGCTTCAACGCCCTGCTCTGGATATTCCTTCCTTTTTACATCCGAAACGGCTTTTATACCGTGCCCGAATTCCTCGAAAAAAGATACGGCACGGCGGCGAGGACCACCTACGCTACGCTCATCCTGCTTACGTACATTCTTGTTGAAATCAGCGCCGTGCTGTATCTCGGTGCTTTATCCCTGCATTCGCTGCTCGGCATTTCAGTGATGACGAGCGTGGTGATACTGGCGGTGCTGACGGGCGTATACACCATCGCAGGCGGCCTCCGGGCCGTGATCTGGACGGAAATGCTGCAGCTGGTGGTGCTGGTGATGGGCGGCATTGCGCTTACCATCGCTACCGTTACGGCAGCCGGTGGCATCGGTGCGGTGCTGGAAACTTCCAAAAGCTGGGATTTGATCCTGCCGGCGGACGATCCCGATTTTCCCTGGACGATGTACCTCGGCGGCGTGCTTTGCATCAGCGTATTTTACTGCGCCACCAACCAGTTCATCGTACAGCGCGTGCTGGCGGCGAAGAATGAATGGCATGCGAGGATGGGCGTTGTGTTCGGCGACTACCTGAAATTCCTCGTGCCCATCATCATTACGGTGCCGGCGCTCGTAGCGCCCAAACTCTTTCCCGATCTCGAAAAACCGGACCTGCTGTTTCCCACGCTGGTGGAGAAACTGCTGCCCAGCGGGCTGGTGGGGCTGGTTATGGCGGGCCTCATCGCGGCAGTGATGTCGCACCTCTCCGGCGCCATCAATTCCTGCACCACGATCCTCACCGTCGATATTTACCTGCCTTATTTTAAAAAGCAGGCTACTGAACAGCAGGCAGTCCGTTTCGGAAGGATGGCCGGGGCTGTGATCATCGTAGTGGGGATTCTTTGCACGGCGTTGTTCCTCGAGCATTCCGACAAGCCCATCTTTTTATATCTCATGAATGCCTACGGGCTCTTTACGCCCGGTATTGCCGCCATGTTCCTGCTGGGCATCCTCTGGAAAAGGACCACGCATGCCGGCGCGCTGGCGGCGGGTATTCTCACCATTCCCATGTCTGTGGCCATGGAAATCATTTTCCCGGCCATGCCTTTTTTCAACCGCACCGGTATCGTATTCTGGACCTGCATGATCGTATGCGTGCTGGTGAGCCTGGCCACCAAACCCAAACCGGCGGCTGCGCTCGAAGGCCTGATCTGGAACAGGGCCAGCCTTTCGCTGCCGGAAGATCAGCGCCAATACCAGCGGGGCATTCGTAACCCCGCTTTCTGGTGGGCCATCATTACGGCAGCGGTGCTCTTCTTTTACATCCGCTATGCGTAA
- a CDS encoding SDR family NAD(P)-dependent oxidoreductase, whose translation MLFEGKVLLISGGLGDIGRAAATAFAREGAKVAIGDVLPPAEANPPAGAHYTQVDVSDAAAVEAWVQAAEKALGPAGMVIANAATVTIADLYSITPEQWTKELRVNLDGAFFLTRAVTTRMRERKQTGSVVFVGSWAAEKVHAQIPAYAVSKAGMRMLCKTMALELAPYGIMVNELAPGYVDAGLSRKVWELAPEQRDEARRKTPVQQLITPEEIAVQLIRLCDPQNKHITGSTLLMDGGLSL comes from the coding sequence ATGTTATTTGAAGGAAAAGTTCTGCTCATCAGCGGCGGTTTGGGAGATATCGGGCGTGCTGCCGCCACGGCCTTTGCGCGCGAAGGCGCCAAAGTAGCGATCGGTGATGTGTTGCCGCCGGCCGAAGCGAACCCGCCCGCCGGCGCGCATTATACGCAGGTGGATGTGTCTGACGCGGCGGCGGTGGAAGCCTGGGTGCAAGCGGCTGAAAAAGCGCTCGGCCCCGCGGGTATGGTGATCGCCAATGCGGCCACCGTCACCATTGCGGATCTGTATTCGATCACGCCGGAGCAGTGGACAAAAGAGCTGCGCGTCAATCTCGACGGCGCGTTTTTCCTCACCCGCGCCGTAACAACCCGCATGCGTGAACGGAAACAAACCGGCAGTGTGGTGTTTGTGGGAAGCTGGGCGGCGGAAAAAGTGCATGCGCAAATTCCCGCATATGCGGTATCGAAAGCCGGCATGCGTATGCTGTGCAAAACCATGGCGCTGGAACTGGCGCCGTACGGCATCATGGTCAATGAACTGGCGCCGGGGTACGTAGACGCGGGCCTCAGTCGCAAGGTATGGGAACTGGCGCCGGAGCAGCGTGACGAAGCGCGGCGCAAAACACCTGTGCAGCAGCTGATCACACCTGAAGAAATCGCGGTGCAGCTCATCCGCCTCTGCGATCCGCAGAACAAACACATTACCGGCAGTACGCTGCTTATGGACGGCGGTTTATCGCTCTAA
- a CDS encoding acyl-CoA dehydrogenase family protein: protein MAGTFSKIKSAIRLLRTIDFDKLGKLSEKVDLQKVMEGFSRLDDNQLKGLMKMLNSSGGKKKELPEINGDFYELHLRLSDEDRAIQLKVREFMEREVQPIVNYYWLRDEFPFELVPKFAELNLCGVTYKGYGCPGKSFLMEGIIAMEIARVDSSMATFFGVQSGLAMGSIYMCGSEAQKQEWLPQMQQFQKIGAFGLTEPEVGSGVAGGLTTTAKRTADGWVLNGQKKWIGNAPFADVTIIWARDLDDGEVKGFLVRKDTPGFDVEKIKGKMALRIVQNGLITMKDCVVPESDRLEHANSFKDTARVLQMTRAGVAWMAVGCARGAYENALDYTRKRKQFGKPIAAFQLIQNHLVEMLSNLTAMQSMVFRLSELQDQGLLKDEHASLAKVFCSLRTRDIVSKSREVMGGNGILLDHNVARFVADAEAIYSYEGTKEINSLIVGRAITGFSAFV from the coding sequence ATGGCAGGAACATTCTCAAAGATCAAAAGCGCAATCAGGCTGCTCAGAACAATCGACTTCGACAAACTCGGTAAACTCTCCGAGAAAGTGGACCTTCAGAAAGTGATGGAGGGTTTCTCCAGACTGGACGACAACCAGCTGAAGGGCCTGATGAAAATGCTCAACAGCAGCGGTGGTAAAAAGAAGGAACTGCCTGAAATCAACGGCGATTTCTATGAGCTCCACCTGCGCCTCAGCGATGAAGACCGCGCCATACAGTTAAAAGTACGCGAGTTCATGGAACGGGAAGTGCAGCCCATCGTCAACTATTACTGGCTGCGCGACGAGTTCCCGTTTGAGCTGGTGCCCAAATTCGCGGAGCTCAACCTTTGCGGCGTGACGTACAAAGGATACGGCTGCCCCGGCAAATCATTCCTGATGGAAGGGATCATCGCGATGGAAATAGCGCGGGTCGACAGTTCGATGGCTACCTTCTTCGGTGTGCAGAGCGGCCTGGCGATGGGCTCCATTTATATGTGCGGCTCCGAAGCGCAGAAACAGGAATGGCTGCCGCAGATGCAGCAGTTCCAAAAGATAGGAGCTTTCGGCCTCACCGAACCGGAAGTGGGCTCCGGGGTTGCCGGCGGCCTCACCACAACGGCTAAGCGCACCGCAGACGGATGGGTGCTGAACGGACAGAAAAAATGGATCGGCAACGCACCCTTTGCGGACGTCACCATCATCTGGGCCCGCGACCTCGACGACGGGGAGGTAAAAGGTTTCCTCGTCAGGAAAGACACACCCGGTTTCGACGTGGAAAAAATAAAAGGCAAAATGGCGCTGCGGATTGTGCAGAACGGCCTCATCACGATGAAAGACTGCGTGGTGCCCGAAAGCGACCGCCTCGAACATGCCAATTCATTCAAAGATACCGCCAGGGTGCTGCAGATGACCCGCGCCGGCGTGGCCTGGATGGCCGTGGGCTGTGCGCGCGGCGCTTATGAAAACGCGCTCGACTATACCCGCAAGCGCAAACAGTTCGGCAAGCCCATCGCCGCTTTCCAGCTGATACAGAACCACCTCGTGGAAATGTTGTCCAACCTCACGGCCATGCAGTCGATGGTGTTCCGTTTGTCCGAATTGCAGGACCAGGGTTTGCTCAAAGACGAACATGCATCGCTGGCGAAAGTATTCTGCAGCCTGCGCACCCGTGATATCGTGAGCAAGTCGAGGGAAGTGATGGGCGGCAACGGCATCCTGCTCGATCATAACGTGGCGCGTTTTGTGGCGGATGCGGAGGCCATTTATTCTTACGAAGGCACCAAGGAGATCAATTCATTGATAGTAGGCAGGGCGATCACCGGGTTCAGTGCGTTCGTGTAA
- a CDS encoding DeoR/GlpR family DNA-binding transcription regulator: protein MLKEERQNVILHEVNVHSKVLTTYLVDKLNVSEDTIRRDLNELADAGKIIKVHGGALSKSFHNSFNGTEIYSLAEKRQIAQKALKLIQDGMFIFTTGGTTILELARALPENLHATFFTGSLPAAFEYVQHPHIDVVLIGDRLSKNSRITVGGAAISQIRHVKADLCFLGTNAIDLHAGLTDNDLDVVHIKRAMIESSSKVVSLAISEKVNTVQRLKVCNVTDIDVLITELDPHHALLKPYRAAGMEIR, encoded by the coding sequence ATGCTCAAAGAGGAACGTCAGAATGTGATTCTTCACGAAGTGAATGTCCACAGTAAAGTGCTCACCACCTACCTGGTAGATAAGCTCAATGTGTCGGAAGACACGATTCGCCGGGATTTGAATGAACTGGCGGATGCCGGTAAAATCATCAAGGTGCATGGCGGGGCGCTTTCCAAATCGTTCCATAATTCATTTAACGGCACCGAAATCTATTCGCTGGCCGAAAAACGGCAGATTGCACAGAAAGCTTTAAAACTGATCCAGGACGGGATGTTTATTTTTACTACCGGCGGCACCACCATACTGGAGCTGGCCCGTGCGCTTCCCGAAAACCTGCATGCCACTTTTTTTACCGGCAGTCTGCCCGCAGCCTTTGAATACGTCCAGCACCCGCATATCGATGTGGTGCTGATAGGAGACCGGCTTTCGAAAAATTCCCGGATTACGGTAGGCGGCGCCGCCATCTCCCAGATCCGGCACGTGAAAGCCGATTTATGTTTCCTCGGCACCAACGCCATCGATCTGCATGCAGGTTTGACAGACAACGACCTGGATGTGGTGCATATCAAAAGGGCCATGATTGAGTCTTCTTCAAAAGTGGTGTCCCTCGCGATTTCAGAAAAGGTCAATACCGTTCAGCGCCTGAAAGTTTGCAATGTAACGGACATCGACGTGCTGATCACGGAGCTGGATCCGCATCATGCGTTGCTCAAACCGTACCGGGCGGCGGGCATGGAGATTCGCTAA
- a CDS encoding PQQ-dependent sugar dehydrogenase codes for MKRTAVPLLLVLCLALAAYFIFFRSKEKDRPVEATLLLDSSALGITTIASGLNVPWEICWGPDGQIWFTEQSGSISKVDPRTGEKKLLLTIPEVFRKRSLGMLGMAIHPQQPYIFVDYTALKPDSSVVSKLVRYTYTADTLKNPLLLMELPGATGHNGSRVAVSPDGKVIWSTGDATRGANAPDTASPNGKVLRLNTDGSIPADNPYPGNPMWSRGHRNIQGLAYTDKGHLFASEHGDAMDDEINYIQKAAFYGWPRIEGLADRDDEKPYADSFPFTPPAKAWTPTIAPAGIAYYHASKIPEWQNAILMTTLKTSSLRVLQLNAAQDAVTGEKIYLGGIFGRLRAVCVSPDGDVYVATSNRDWNPGKGFPIEADDRIIRISPVAKTHNPIRPLKEDTLAVTLSKGQALYKSYCDACHKADGKGIQGSFPALDGNALVNGKPQALVKIILNGQSGNMKGGEQMPAFKFLSDADVTAIVNYTRKSWSNKAYEISFEDVERFRKR; via the coding sequence ATGAAACGAACCGCTGTACCGCTGCTCCTCGTATTGTGCCTGGCCCTCGCGGCCTATTTTATTTTCTTCCGCTCAAAGGAAAAAGACCGGCCTGTTGAAGCCACGCTGCTGCTCGATTCGAGCGCACTAGGCATCACCACCATCGCCAGCGGGCTGAACGTGCCCTGGGAAATCTGCTGGGGGCCGGACGGCCAGATCTGGTTCACCGAACAAAGTGGTTCCATCAGTAAAGTGGACCCGCGCACAGGTGAAAAAAAACTGCTGCTCACCATCCCGGAAGTATTCCGCAAACGTTCACTGGGCATGCTGGGCATGGCCATCCACCCGCAGCAGCCTTACATCTTCGTGGATTACACCGCGCTCAAACCGGACTCTTCCGTGGTGTCGAAACTGGTGCGGTACACCTATACGGCGGACACGCTGAAAAATCCCCTCCTGCTGATGGAGCTCCCCGGCGCTACGGGCCATAACGGTTCACGCGTAGCCGTGTCGCCCGACGGGAAAGTGATCTGGTCTACCGGCGATGCCACTCGCGGCGCCAATGCCCCGGATACGGCGTCACCCAACGGGAAAGTACTGCGCCTGAATACGGACGGCTCTATTCCGGCCGACAATCCCTATCCCGGCAACCCCATGTGGTCGCGCGGGCACCGCAACATCCAGGGCCTTGCCTATACAGACAAGGGACATCTCTTTGCCTCCGAGCATGGCGATGCGATGGACGACGAGATCAACTATATTCAAAAGGCCGCGTTTTACGGATGGCCCCGCATCGAAGGGTTGGCCGACCGTGACGACGAAAAGCCCTATGCGGATTCTTTCCCGTTCACCCCTCCCGCCAAAGCCTGGACGCCCACGATCGCGCCCGCCGGTATCGCTTATTATCACGCTTCCAAAATACCCGAATGGCAAAACGCCATCCTGATGACCACGCTCAAAACATCGAGCCTGCGCGTGTTGCAACTCAACGCCGCGCAGGATGCCGTGACCGGTGAGAAGATCTACCTCGGCGGCATCTTCGGCCGGCTGCGCGCCGTATGCGTTTCGCCGGACGGGGATGTGTACGTGGCCACCAGCAACCGCGACTGGAACCCCGGAAAGGGCTTTCCCATCGAGGCCGACGACCGTATCATCCGCATTTCTCCCGTTGCAAAAACACACAACCCCATCCGCCCGTTGAAAGAAGACACACTTGCCGTGACGCTTTCAAAAGGCCAGGCATTGTATAAAAGTTATTGCGATGCCTGCCACAAAGCAGACGGTAAAGGGATTCAGGGCTCATTCCCCGCGCTGGACGGCAACGCCCTGGTTAACGGCAAACCGCAGGCCCTCGTAAAAATCATCCTGAACGGCCAGAGCGGCAACATGAAAGGCGGCGAACAAATGCCCGCCTTCAAGTTCCTCAGCGATGCAGACGTGACCGCCATCGTGAACTACACCCGGAAATCCTGGAGCAACAAAGCTTACGAAATATCCTTCGAGGACGTAGAGCGCTTCAGAAAAAGATAG